The Fulvivirga ligni genome window below encodes:
- the atpG gene encoding ATP synthase F1 subunit gamma, with amino-acid sequence MANLKEVKARIQSVTSTQQITKAMKMVAAAKLRRAQDNITQMRPYAHKLSGILKNLSSITDGENYSGKFSEVRAEQNILLIVITSDKGLCGAFNSSIFKATNKRIAEAYKSQFDAGKVSILPIGKKAFEYFTKRNYNVIGDFWDMFTPVSFEKTAEAAQFAMDNFVEGNYDKVEIIYNEFKNVATQILNVEQFLPVVANEETEKADYGVDYIFEPSRDEIVKELIPKSLKIQLFKAVLESNASEHGARMTAMDQATDNAGELLKELKLTYNRTRQAAITTEILEIVAGAEALGS; translated from the coding sequence ATGGCGAATTTAAAAGAAGTAAAAGCGAGAATTCAATCTGTAACCTCTACTCAGCAGATCACAAAGGCCATGAAAATGGTGGCGGCTGCTAAGTTGAGAAGAGCACAGGATAACATTACACAAATGCGTCCTTATGCTCACAAACTTTCAGGAATATTGAAGAATCTGTCTTCTATAACTGACGGTGAAAACTATTCAGGTAAATTCTCTGAGGTAAGAGCTGAGCAAAATATTTTACTGATCGTAATTACATCAGATAAAGGATTATGTGGTGCGTTTAACAGTTCTATTTTTAAAGCTACTAACAAACGTATTGCAGAAGCTTATAAATCACAGTTTGATGCTGGTAAGGTTTCAATTTTACCTATCGGAAAAAAAGCTTTTGAATATTTTACCAAAAGAAATTATAATGTAATTGGTGATTTCTGGGATATGTTTACTCCAGTGTCTTTCGAGAAAACTGCTGAGGCTGCCCAGTTTGCCATGGATAATTTCGTAGAAGGTAATTATGATAAGGTAGAGATTATATACAACGAGTTTAAAAACGTAGCTACTCAAATTTTAAATGTGGAGCAGTTTTTACCAGTAGTGGCTAACGAGGAAACAGAGAAGGCTGACTATGGCGTTGATTATATCTTTGAACCGTCAAGAGATGAGATAGTAAAGGAATTGATTCCTAAATCTTTAAAAATTCAATTATTTAAGGCTGTTCTGGAGTCAAATGCATCAGAGCATGGTGCTAGAATGACAGCTATGGATCAGGCTACTGATAATGCCGGAGAACTTTTGAAGGAGCTAAAGCTTACTTACAACAGAACTCGTCAGGCAGCTATTACTACAGAGATTCTGGAGATTGTAGCTGGGGCCGAGGCTTTAGGGTCTTAA
- the atpA gene encoding F0F1 ATP synthase subunit alpha has product MADVRPDEVSAILREQLSGAKTEAELEEVGTVLEVGDGVARIYGLSKAQSGELLEFENGLKALVLNLEEDNVGAVIFGESKGIKEGDTVKRTGRIASVNVGEGVVGRVVDTLGNPIDGKGPIEGETFEMPLERKAPGVIYRQPVAEPLQTGIKAIDSMIPIGRGQRELIIGDRQTGKTAVAIDTIINQKEFYERGEAVFCIYVAVGQKASTVAGVVAALEKAGAMDYTVVVSASAADPAPMQFFAPFTGAAIGEYFRDTGRPALVIYDDLSKQAVAYREVSLLLRRPPGREAYPGDVFYLHSRLLERAAKISQNDAIAQGMNDLPESLQGKVKGGGSLTALPIIETQAGDVSAYIPTNVISITDGQIFLETNLFNSGIRPAINVGISVSRVGGSAQIKSMKKVSGTLKLDQAQFRELEAFAKFGSDLDAATKLTIERGRRNLEILKQAQYSPVPVEEQVAIIFVSTKGMMDKVPVNKVKEFETNFLDILRTKHRDALDSLKAGKLEDNVTATLAQVATDLAKEYDK; this is encoded by the coding sequence ATGGCAGACGTAAGACCAGACGAAGTTTCAGCAATACTTAGAGAGCAACTATCCGGAGCCAAAACCGAAGCCGAATTAGAGGAAGTAGGTACGGTACTAGAGGTAGGTGATGGTGTAGCCCGTATTTACGGTTTATCTAAAGCTCAATCAGGTGAGCTTCTTGAATTCGAAAACGGCCTAAAAGCACTTGTTCTTAACTTAGAAGAAGACAACGTAGGTGCTGTAATCTTTGGTGAATCAAAAGGTATCAAAGAAGGCGATACTGTAAAAAGAACAGGGCGCATTGCATCAGTTAACGTAGGTGAAGGTGTAGTAGGTAGAGTTGTAGATACTCTAGGTAATCCTATTGACGGTAAAGGACCTATTGAAGGAGAGACTTTCGAAATGCCATTGGAAAGAAAAGCTCCAGGTGTAATTTACAGACAACCTGTGGCAGAGCCACTTCAAACAGGTATCAAAGCTATTGACTCTATGATTCCTATTGGACGTGGTCAAAGAGAGCTTATCATTGGTGATAGACAAACCGGTAAAACTGCCGTGGCTATTGATACTATCATTAACCAAAAAGAATTTTATGAAAGAGGAGAAGCTGTATTTTGTATCTACGTTGCTGTAGGTCAGAAAGCTTCTACTGTTGCTGGTGTGGTAGCTGCCCTTGAAAAAGCTGGTGCTATGGACTACACTGTAGTGGTTTCCGCTTCTGCTGCTGATCCTGCTCCTATGCAGTTCTTTGCTCCATTTACTGGTGCTGCTATAGGTGAGTACTTCAGAGATACAGGAAGACCTGCTTTAGTAATCTATGATGATTTATCTAAGCAAGCTGTAGCTTATCGTGAGGTTTCTCTACTTCTTAGAAGACCTCCAGGTCGTGAGGCTTATCCTGGTGATGTATTCTATCTTCACTCAAGATTATTAGAAAGAGCAGCTAAGATCTCTCAAAACGATGCTATTGCTCAAGGTATGAATGATTTACCTGAGTCTTTACAAGGCAAAGTTAAAGGTGGTGGATCTCTTACAGCTCTTCCAATTATAGAAACACAAGCGGGTGACGTTTCTGCTTATATTCCAACTAACGTTATTTCGATTACTGACGGACAGATTTTCCTTGAAACTAACTTATTTAACTCTGGTATCAGACCAGCGATTAACGTAGGTATTTCAGTATCAAGGGTAGGAGGTTCTGCTCAGATTAAATCAATGAAGAAAGTATCTGGTACGTTGAAGCTAGATCAGGCTCAGTTTCGTGAACTTGAAGCATTTGCTAAGTTTGGTTCTGATCTTGATGCTGCTACTAAGCTTACTATTGAAAGAGGTAGAAGAAACCTTGAAATACTTAAGCAAGCACAGTACTCTCCAGTACCAGTAGAAGAGCAGGTAGCTATTATCTTCGTTTCTACTAAAGGTATGATGGATAAAGTGCCAGTAAACAAAGTGAAAGAATTTGAAACTAACTTCCTTGATATTTTAAGAACTAAGCACAGAGATGCGCTAGATTCTTTAAAAGCTGGTAAGTTAGAAGATAACGTTACAGCCACTTTGGCTCAAGTAGCTACAGATTTAGCTAAAGAATACGATAAGTAA
- the atpH gene encoding ATP synthase F1 subunit delta — MTEYRAASRYAKSLLELAKEKDVLDQVHADMQSFNTICEENRDFVLLLKNPVVKNDKKRAILEKIFSGKVNDLTLAIFDIISRKKREALLPAIAKEFHTQYNIFKSVEVAQVTTAVALTPDLRAKMEEMVKKISTKKTVHLEEKVDKDIIGGYILKVGDQQIDDSIRTKLKSLEHKFSQNPYIKEF; from the coding sequence ATGACTGAATACAGAGCCGCTTCTCGATACGCCAAATCCTTGTTAGAATTAGCAAAGGAAAAGGACGTGTTGGATCAGGTACATGCCGACATGCAATCTTTTAATACTATCTGCGAAGAAAATCGTGATTTCGTTTTATTACTGAAAAATCCGGTAGTTAAAAACGATAAAAAGAGAGCTATTCTTGAGAAAATATTCTCTGGAAAGGTAAATGATCTAACACTAGCTATATTCGATATTATCTCTAGAAAGAAACGTGAGGCTTTATTGCCTGCTATCGCTAAGGAGTTTCATACTCAGTACAACATCTTTAAAAGTGTTGAGGTAGCTCAGGTAACTACAGCAGTAGCGTTAACTCCTGATTTAAGAGCTAAGATGGAGGAGATGGTAAAGAAAATTTCTACCAAGAAAACTGTTCATCTTGAAGAGAAAGTTGATAAAGATATAATTGGAGGTTATATCCTTAAGGTAGGAGATCAGCAGATAGATGATTCTATCAGAACAAAATTGAAATCATTAGAACATAAGTTCAGTCAAAATCCATATATCAAAGAATTCTAA
- a CDS encoding F0F1 ATP synthase subunit B: MEQLINDFSPGLFIMQTIIFLVLLFIMAKFAWRPIIQSLKIREESIQDALDSAERAKEEMARLQADNAKLLDEARQERDQILKDARQVANSLKEQASADAEKQSQKMLEDARQAINTEKQAALAEVKNQVAQLSLQISEKIIRKELSDEKAQKELIEEFVKDAKLN; the protein is encoded by the coding sequence ATGGAGCAGCTGATTAATGACTTTTCTCCCGGTTTGTTTATAATGCAAACCATCATTTTCCTGGTATTATTGTTCATCATGGCCAAGTTTGCCTGGAGACCAATTATACAATCTTTGAAAATAAGAGAGGAATCTATCCAAGATGCCTTAGATTCTGCAGAGCGTGCTAAAGAAGAAATGGCTCGTTTACAAGCGGATAATGCTAAATTATTAGATGAGGCAAGACAAGAAAGAGATCAGATCCTTAAAGATGCGAGACAAGTAGCTAACTCATTAAAAGAGCAGGCTTCTGCTGATGCTGAGAAGCAATCTCAAAAAATGCTTGAAGATGCTCGTCAGGCTATTAACACTGAAAAGCAAGCAGCTTTAGCTGAAGTGAAAAATCAAGTAGCTCAGCTTTCATTGCAGATTTCTGAGAAAATCATCAGAAAAGAGCTTAGTGACGAAAAGGCACAGAAAGAGTTAATTGAAGAGTTTGTTAAAGACGCAAAGCTGAACTAA
- the atpE gene encoding ATP synthase F0 subunit C produces MYNLIGAGLIVIGGGIGLGQIGGKAMESIARQPEAAGKIQTAMIIIGALLEGLGFGALILGA; encoded by the coding sequence ATGTACAATTTAATTGGAGCAGGATTAATCGTAATCGGTGGTGGAATTGGACTTGGTCAAATTGGTGGTAAAGCAATGGAAAGTATTGCTCGTCAGCCAGAAGCAGCCGGTAAAATTCAAACTGCTATGATTATCATTGGAGCATTATTAGAAGGATTAGGTTTTGGTGCCTTGATCCTAGGAGCTTAA
- the atpB gene encoding F0F1 ATP synthase subunit A produces the protein MIKKTTNFLTLLVMLFASSFAFGSNNEEAGHSTESGGAVDTKEEITEYIHHHLRDSHDFTFFTIGETGQHIGFPLPVILWDDGLHVFMSSKFHHETTVAESNGNYYVVHHGKIYKTDAEGHLNYDEAHHPTNKTPLDLSITKNVTGMILAGILLIWLFGALAKNYKSKSIPTGVGRFLEPLVIYVRDEMARPNIGDKHYEKFMPYLLTAFFYIWILNLMGLTPLGFNVTGNIAITVCLAALTFIIVQINGNKEYWKHIFWMPGVPVLMKFILMPIEIIGMFTKPFALLIRLFANITAGHFVVMSLIALSITMKAAFGPVVATGMSFFLALFISIIEILVAFLQAYIFTMLSALFIGMAVADHDHH, from the coding sequence ATGATCAAAAAAACTACCAACTTTCTTACATTACTTGTAATGTTATTTGCTTCCAGCTTTGCTTTTGGTTCAAATAATGAAGAAGCTGGCCATTCTACCGAGTCTGGTGGAGCCGTGGATACCAAGGAAGAAATTACCGAGTATATCCACCACCACTTAAGAGATTCTCATGATTTTACCTTTTTCACCATAGGTGAAACAGGTCAGCATATAGGCTTTCCACTCCCGGTAATATTATGGGATGATGGACTACACGTATTTATGTCTTCAAAGTTTCATCATGAAACTACAGTAGCAGAGTCTAACGGGAATTATTACGTTGTACATCACGGTAAAATTTATAAAACTGATGCGGAAGGTCACCTTAACTACGACGAGGCGCACCATCCAACAAATAAAACTCCTTTAGATCTTTCTATTACTAAGAACGTAACTGGGATGATCTTGGCTGGTATTTTATTAATCTGGTTATTCGGAGCATTAGCTAAAAATTACAAATCAAAATCTATCCCTACAGGTGTTGGCCGTTTCTTAGAGCCGTTGGTTATCTATGTAAGAGATGAAATGGCAAGACCAAATATTGGTGATAAGCATTACGAGAAGTTTATGCCTTACTTGTTAACTGCTTTCTTCTATATCTGGATTCTTAACCTAATGGGACTTACTCCACTTGGTTTTAACGTAACAGGTAACATAGCAATCACTGTTTGTTTAGCTGCACTTACATTTATTATAGTGCAGATTAACGGTAACAAAGAATATTGGAAGCACATATTCTGGATGCCGGGTGTGCCTGTGTTAATGAAGTTTATCCTCATGCCGATTGAGATAATTGGTATGTTTACGAAGCCTTTTGCGCTTTTGATACGTTTGTTCGCAAACATTACAGCTGGTCACTTTGTGGTAATGAGCTTAATTGCTTTATCTATTACTATGAAGGCTGCTTTTGGTCCGGTAGTAGCTACAGGAATGTCATTCTTCCTTGCGCTATTCATTTCTATCATAGAAATACTAGTGGCGTTCTTGCAGGCATATATCTTTACTATGCTTTCTGCGCTATTTATTGGTATGGCTGTGGCAGATCATGACCATCATTAA
- a CDS encoding DUF6168 family protein produces the protein MLKRFLLFLILALILSYGTYALHTYLLSSYGAEVGLSISGIYIFHTIAMLVVCLLIEAMNSIMPSQAGYAYLASIFIKIGLFVLIFHPVIFTEEGMNMAEKLSVVLPMMIFIIIEAIYCGRLLNSQQIKS, from the coding sequence ATGCTTAAACGGTTTCTACTGTTTCTGATACTAGCTCTTATACTGAGTTACGGCACCTATGCCCTTCACACTTACTTATTATCCTCATATGGAGCGGAGGTAGGTCTCTCCATCTCTGGAATTTATATCTTTCATACCATAGCCATGCTAGTGGTTTGCTTGCTAATAGAAGCTATGAACTCAATTATGCCAAGCCAGGCAGGTTATGCTTATCTGGCTTCCATATTTATAAAAATAGGACTGTTCGTGCTTATTTTTCATCCAGTAATTTTCACAGAAGAGGGCATGAATATGGCGGAGAAACTGTCAGTGGTGTTGCCGATGATGATCTTTATAATAATTGAGGCTATATACTGTGGCAGGCTGTTAAATTCCCAGCAAATTAAAAGTTGA
- a CDS encoding AtpZ/AtpI family protein, protein MPKQYNPYIKYSGLAIQMAVTIYLGNLLGEYIDNKTGNENGLYENIITLIAVILSTGLIIRQVIKDNS, encoded by the coding sequence GTGCCAAAGCAGTATAACCCATATATAAAATATTCGGGCCTGGCCATTCAGATGGCTGTTACCATTTATTTAGGTAACTTATTAGGCGAATATATTGATAACAAAACTGGCAATGAGAATGGATTGTATGAAAATATAATCACACTCATTGCAGTTATTCTTTCTACCGGTCTTATAATCAGACAAGTAATAAAAGATAATTCATAG
- a CDS encoding bactofilin family protein, whose translation MFASKEDHKTAEQISNSSNIIGKGTVLQGSVETFGNIRIEGKVIGNVKTKSKVALGQSSFVEGNILAQNAEVEGELNGNIETTEVLILKPTAVVNGDILTNKLIVETGAVFNGGCKMGVAAKEIKIEAANGQTKSLKQEGAKAV comes from the coding sequence ATGTTTGCTTCTAAAGAAGATCATAAAACAGCAGAACAAATAAGTAACTCCAGTAATATAATCGGTAAAGGTACCGTGCTTCAGGGTAGTGTAGAGACATTTGGTAATATAAGGATAGAGGGGAAAGTGATCGGAAATGTGAAGACCAAGTCTAAGGTTGCATTAGGTCAGTCCTCTTTTGTAGAAGGAAATATCCTGGCTCAAAACGCTGAAGTTGAAGGAGAACTTAACGGAAATATAGAAACCACCGAAGTACTTATACTAAAGCCTACTGCTGTAGTTAACGGAGACATTCTTACTAATAAATTAATAGTAGAAACCGGAGCGGTATTTAACGGAGGCTGTAAAATGGGGGTGGCAGCTAAAGAAATCAAAATAGAGGCGGCTAACGGCCAAACAAAATCCTTGAAACAGGAAGGTGCCAAAGCAGTATAA
- a CDS encoding M23 family metallopeptidase has product MKTLLAQWFDPRHAQIEANKRFYELTTKVDSLSLEVEEKDRFIKNFQRVLSGDTANINQEYSQANVEAGNIINENIDVTKLSPVDSQFRQEFERTDMSLLNFASGNYNELQEIFFFSPLSGFVSSPYNVKEGHYGVDIVAKKNEPVKSIADGTVIMSSWTQDSGYVIAIQHRGNLISVYKHNAELLKKVGNFVNAGEIIAIIGNTGELTDGPHLHFELWNNGNSVNPEEFVTF; this is encoded by the coding sequence GTGAAAACATTACTGGCTCAGTGGTTTGATCCACGTCATGCTCAGATTGAAGCTAATAAACGGTTTTATGAACTTACTACCAAGGTAGATTCTCTATCATTAGAAGTAGAAGAGAAGGACAGGTTTATAAAAAACTTCCAAAGAGTACTGAGCGGAGATACGGCTAATATCAATCAGGAATATTCTCAGGCTAATGTTGAGGCCGGTAATATAATAAATGAGAATATTGACGTTACAAAATTATCTCCAGTAGATTCACAATTTCGACAGGAGTTTGAGAGAACAGATATGTCTCTGCTAAACTTTGCCTCTGGCAATTATAATGAACTGCAGGAAATATTCTTTTTCTCACCTTTATCCGGTTTTGTTTCTTCTCCGTATAACGTAAAAGAAGGACACTACGGAGTGGATATAGTGGCAAAGAAAAACGAGCCGGTGAAGAGCATCGCTGATGGCACAGTGATCATGTCTTCCTGGACTCAAGATTCAGGCTATGTCATTGCTATTCAGCATAGAGGGAACCTGATTTCGGTTTATAAACACAATGCCGAACTTTTGAAAAAAGTTGGTAATTTTGTAAACGCCGGAGAAATTATTGCTATCATTGGCAATACGGGTGAGCTTACCGATGGGCCGCACCTGCATTTTGAATTATGGAATAATGGTAACTCTGTGAATCCAGAGGAATTTGTAACCTTTTAA
- the porW gene encoding type IX secretion system periplasmic lipoprotein PorW/SprE codes for MLHPKIPFFACITLLSFLAGCSAERNNVISKTYHNTTARYNAYFYAKNDIREVKDIVRGTYDNDYNRVLKIYPEIDSVLADSYKEQIEDCIKKSSLVVQRHKNSKWVDDSYVLIGLARFYSLDYVNAIETFKYVNTKSEDDNTRHLALAHLHRTFTDYEEYNNAIAVSDYLKKEKINKESAKVLYLNQAHYYQVQGDLDNMVRNLVKAAPLLKKSDGKGRIYFIIGQIYQDLGFDSEAYNYYKKCIASNPEYELDFYARLYMAQVTELGKSSDLRAARKHFKKLLSDRKNKEFKDKIYYEMAEFELRQGNIDGALDYLKSSVASSTDNNRQKGQSYLRIGQIEYDSLAQYELAKLYYDSAVKALPTDFENYEKIKQRQEVLADFVTQINTIQLQDSLLELASLDSVSIMNRIDDYLAQEAEKKKKEEKRQEQAQKRRQFDLRNSDSGIGATSWYFGNPSAVAMGQTEFQRIWGDRALEDNWRLSSVQSGAVPQDAPSDVATNVDIVDGVPEEGLVQDAPAENRAAQMYSQIPFSEEAKGMALGKIEEAYYKLGNIYYFNLEELKNASETFDKLLTRFPESTNEPEVLYQMYLIGKELGTDTEKYKNELLTKYPNTTYAKLIANPNYTEESTAANEQLKIVYKDAYALFREGDYAASNNMIDSALNKFPETVFTPRLRLLKILIVGKTENINLYQYQLSEFIKKNPDSDITPYAQELLDASKNFQKKQQRLLGTKYVEYFEQEHYFIFVYESGKGLADELSSQVEAYNDNQYTESELKTSNLILDDRYDMVMVAGFTGKVDAQKYYNQFIKNKVIFEDSKNSKFYKFVITKDNFNIFYQSKDLDAYLGFFNKYYTNGL; via the coding sequence TTGCTACATCCTAAGATCCCATTTTTTGCATGTATTACTTTACTTTCTTTTTTAGCAGGCTGTTCTGCTGAGAGAAATAATGTAATCAGCAAAACTTATCATAATACCACTGCCCGCTATAACGCATATTTCTATGCCAAAAATGACATTCGTGAAGTAAAAGACATTGTTAGGGGCACTTATGACAATGACTATAATAGGGTGTTAAAGATTTACCCGGAGATAGATTCGGTATTAGCAGACTCCTATAAAGAACAGATTGAAGATTGTATCAAGAAGTCATCCCTGGTGGTGCAGAGACATAAAAATAGCAAATGGGTAGATGATAGCTATGTGCTTATAGGCCTTGCTCGTTTCTACAGTCTGGATTACGTAAATGCTATTGAAACATTTAAATATGTAAATACTAAAAGTGAAGACGATAATACCAGACACCTGGCCTTAGCTCACTTACACCGTACTTTTACTGATTATGAAGAATATAATAACGCCATAGCAGTATCTGATTATTTAAAAAAGGAAAAGATAAATAAGGAGAGCGCGAAGGTTTTATATCTTAACCAAGCTCATTATTACCAGGTACAAGGCGACTTGGATAATATGGTCAGGAACTTAGTAAAAGCAGCCCCTTTACTAAAAAAATCAGATGGCAAAGGCCGTATTTATTTCATAATTGGCCAAATCTATCAAGATCTTGGCTTTGATTCTGAAGCCTATAACTACTATAAAAAGTGTATAGCTAGTAATCCAGAGTATGAGCTAGATTTTTACGCTCGCCTATATATGGCTCAGGTTACTGAACTCGGCAAATCAAGTGATCTTCGTGCCGCCCGAAAGCATTTCAAAAAACTACTATCTGACAGAAAGAATAAAGAATTTAAAGACAAAATCTACTATGAAATGGCTGAGTTTGAGCTCAGACAAGGAAATATTGATGGAGCCCTAGATTATTTGAAGTCATCTGTGGCATCAAGCACTGACAATAACCGCCAAAAAGGCCAATCATACTTGCGAATTGGGCAAATTGAGTATGATAGTTTGGCCCAGTACGAGCTTGCCAAGCTATACTATGACAGCGCCGTAAAAGCCTTACCTACGGATTTTGAGAACTATGAAAAAATTAAGCAAAGACAAGAAGTGCTTGCTGATTTTGTCACTCAAATTAATACCATCCAACTTCAAGATAGTCTTTTGGAGTTAGCATCATTAGATTCCGTCTCTATCATGAATAGGATTGATGACTATCTAGCACAAGAAGCAGAGAAGAAAAAGAAAGAGGAAAAAAGGCAAGAACAAGCCCAGAAGAGAAGACAATTTGACCTCAGGAATAGCGACAGTGGTATTGGAGCCACTAGCTGGTATTTTGGTAATCCATCGGCTGTAGCTATGGGGCAAACTGAATTTCAGCGCATTTGGGGTGATAGAGCTCTGGAAGATAATTGGAGGCTTAGCTCAGTACAAAGTGGTGCAGTACCTCAAGATGCACCTTCAGATGTAGCCACCAATGTAGACATTGTAGATGGCGTACCTGAAGAGGGTTTGGTTCAAGATGCTCCAGCTGAAAATCGAGCCGCACAGATGTATTCTCAAATTCCTTTTTCCGAAGAAGCAAAAGGCATGGCTTTAGGTAAAATTGAAGAAGCTTATTACAAATTAGGAAACATTTATTATTTCAATTTAGAAGAGCTGAAAAATGCTTCAGAAACATTTGATAAGCTTTTAACCCGATTCCCAGAATCCACGAATGAGCCCGAGGTACTTTATCAAATGTATCTCATTGGTAAAGAACTAGGCACAGATACTGAAAAGTATAAAAATGAGCTGCTCACAAAGTATCCTAATACAACATATGCTAAGCTCATTGCTAACCCGAATTACACGGAGGAAAGCACCGCCGCAAATGAACAGCTTAAGATTGTGTATAAAGATGCTTATGCATTATTCAGAGAAGGCGATTATGCCGCCTCCAACAACATGATTGATTCAGCTTTGAATAAGTTTCCAGAAACCGTATTTACCCCAAGATTAAGACTCCTAAAAATTCTTATCGTAGGGAAAACAGAGAACATCAATCTGTATCAATATCAGTTATCAGAATTCATAAAGAAAAACCCAGATAGCGACATTACTCCTTATGCACAAGAATTATTAGATGCTTCAAAAAATTTCCAAAAGAAACAGCAGCGCCTATTAGGCACTAAGTATGTAGAATATTTCGAACAGGAGCACTATTTCATTTTTGTCTATGAATCAGGCAAAGGTTTAGCTGATGAGCTTTCTAGCCAGGTTGAAGCCTATAATGATAATCAGTACACCGAGTCAGAATTAAAAACCAGCAATCTAATTTTAGATGATAGGTATGATATGGTTATGGTAGCCGGGTTCACTGGAAAAGTAGACGCTCAAAAATATTATAACCAGTTTATTAAGAACAAGGTTATATTCGAAGATAGTAAGAACTCAAAATTCTATAAATTTGTAATTACTAAGGACAATTTCAACATTTTTTATCAGAGTAAAGACTTAGATGCCTATCTAGGGTTTTTTAATAAATATTATACCAATGGACTTTAA